One segment of Panicum virgatum strain AP13 chromosome 3K, P.virgatum_v5, whole genome shotgun sequence DNA contains the following:
- the LOC120699904 gene encoding uncharacterized protein LOC120699904 isoform X1, whose product MEADGAAAKLRIINDAVEEVRRRSVRERGWTIEQAMEDMRSGEWERRRRVYRSVQANARLAEVDPWDLPPRFTMPKEPGSSSLRTHSGYWKEKEDEFIGIRSEGGGQGSSSASGSPCYKGVRRTLEFYEHNDTKTDWVIHEYSDLDDYTFVQPGFCGDLQLHDDIVFRKVFKKTHTITDIVKLGQQRSPRAIDALICEMLSMSFEWMEKHTSGCEEAGFECREFPTPSADPDGESSDDVWQHFTRINTKHPDEMYAVCHHCDRVLKAPSKNGTSHLRRHRKTKTCTCNNNPSSTPEDLEILRKLRANRDLYKQGKMERCVESVVEPCDVPTAGYYTSLLSLKTHQGCWKEIKSNDKLIAIRIGQLPVPQYAGLKRTFQFHPDNGTKMDCIMLEYHLVDEYNTHDLLLEGIMVFRKVIQVFKDAIKELEKMWNGDDDDKECYIDEREEEVKACMSTLLHDCLPGEVPQGDQSGVRKRKRTGGTEGGSKVWLYFTKIYTTDPKKVYAVCHCCDRCYKGHSKNGTSHLKRHNETCSSKHRKV is encoded by the exons ATGGAGGCCGATGGCGCCGCTGCCAAGCTTCGGATCATCAAcgacgcggtggaggaggtgcgccGCAGAAGCGTCCGCGAGAGGGGCTGGACCATCGAGCAGGCGATGGAGGACATGCGCAGCGGGGAGTGGGAGCGGCGTCGCAGGGTCTACCGCAGCGTGCAGGCCAACGCCCGGCTCGCCGAGGTTGACCCATGGGATCTCCCGCCGCGATTCACCATGCCGAAGGAGCCGGGGAGCTCGAGCCTGCGGACACATTCTGGGTACTGGAAAGAGAAAGAAGATGAGTTCATCGGGATCCGCTCCGAGGGAGGAGGACAAGGCTCGTCCTCGGCTTCCGGCTCGCCGTGCTACAAAGGGGTTAGGAGGACCCTGGAGTTTTACGAGCACAACGACACCAAGACGGACTGGGTCATCCACGAGTACAGCGACCTCGACGACTACACATTTGTGCAG CCTGGATTTTGTGGGGACTTGCAGTTGCATGACGATATCGTCTTTCGCAAGGTATTCAAGAAAACACACACAATAACAGATATCGTCAAGCTCG GCCAACAACGATCACCGCGTGCGATTGATGCTTTGATTTGTGAGATGTTGTCAATGTCCTTTGAATGGATGGAGAAGCATACGAGTGGTTGTGAAGAAGCAGGATTTGAGTGTAGGGAGTTTCCAACCCCGTCTGCTGATCCAGATGGAGAATCATCAGACGATGTTTGGCAGCACTTCACCAGAATAAACACCAAACATCCCGATGAGATGTATGCAGTGTGCCACCACTGTGACAGGGTGCTCAAGGCTCCTTCCAAGAATGGCACATCTCATCTCAGAAGGCACCGTAAGACTAAGACATGTACATGCAACAACAATCCATCATCCACTCCCGAAGACCTAGAGATCCTGCGTAAGCTCCGTGCAAACCGCGATCTCTACAAGCAGGGGAAGATGGAGCGATGTGTTGAATCTGTAGTGGAACCGTGCGATGTTCCCACCGCAGGCTACTACACGAGCTTGCTAAGCTTGAAGACCCATCAGGGGTGCTGGAAGGAGATTAAGAGTAATGACAAGCTCATCGCCATCCGCATCGGTCAGCTGCCGGTGCCGCAGTACGCCGGGCTGAAGAGGACCTTCCAATTTCACCCTGACAATGGCACCAAGATGGACTGTATCATGCTCGAGTACCACCTGGTAGATGAGTACAACACCCACGACCTGCTTCTTGAG GGGATTATGGTGTTTCGCAAAGTCATCCAAGTTTTCAAAGATGCGATTAAAGAGTTGGAAAAGATGTGGAATGGGGACGATGACGATAAAGAGTGCTACATTG ATGAGCGTGAAGAAGAGGTGAAGGCGTGCATGAGCACCTTGCTCCATGACTGCTTGCCCGGTGAGGTTCCTCAAGGTGATCAATCAGGGGTTAGAAAGCGCAAGAGAACTGGTGGTACGGAGGGTGGATCAAAAGTTTGGCTGTACTTCACTAAGATTTACACCACAGATCCTAAGAAGGTGTATGCAGTGTGCCACTGTTGTGACAGGTGTTACAAGGGTCACTCGAAGAATGGCACCTCTCACCTCAAAAGGCACAACGAGACATGCTCAAGCAAGCACCGGAAAGTGTAG
- the LOC120699904 gene encoding uncharacterized protein LOC120699904 isoform X2, with translation MEADGAAAKLRIINDAVEEVRRRSVRERGWTIEQAMEDMRSGEWERRRRVYRSVQANARLAEVDPWDLPPRFTMPKEPGSSSLRTHSGYWKEKEDEFIGIRSEGGGQGSSSASGSPCYKGVRRTLEFYEHNDTKTDWVIHEYSDLDDYTFVQPGFCGDLQLHDDIVFRKVFKKTHTITDIVKLGQQRSPRAIDALICEMLSMSFEWMEKHTSGCEEAGFECREFPTPSADPDGESSDDVWQHFTRINTKHPDEMYAVCHHCDRVLKAPSKNGTSHLRRHRKTKTCTCNNNPSSTPEDLEILRKLRANRDLYKQGKMERCVESVVEPCDVPTAGYYTSLLSLKTHQGCWKEIKSNDKLIAIRIGQLPVPQYAGLKRTFQFHPDNGTKMDCIMLEYHLVDEYNTHDLLLEGIMVFRKVIQVFKDAIKELEKMWNGDDDDKECYIVEKNFARASSLTFRTHVH, from the exons ATGGAGGCCGATGGCGCCGCTGCCAAGCTTCGGATCATCAAcgacgcggtggaggaggtgcgccGCAGAAGCGTCCGCGAGAGGGGCTGGACCATCGAGCAGGCGATGGAGGACATGCGCAGCGGGGAGTGGGAGCGGCGTCGCAGGGTCTACCGCAGCGTGCAGGCCAACGCCCGGCTCGCCGAGGTTGACCCATGGGATCTCCCGCCGCGATTCACCATGCCGAAGGAGCCGGGGAGCTCGAGCCTGCGGACACATTCTGGGTACTGGAAAGAGAAAGAAGATGAGTTCATCGGGATCCGCTCCGAGGGAGGAGGACAAGGCTCGTCCTCGGCTTCCGGCTCGCCGTGCTACAAAGGGGTTAGGAGGACCCTGGAGTTTTACGAGCACAACGACACCAAGACGGACTGGGTCATCCACGAGTACAGCGACCTCGACGACTACACATTTGTGCAG CCTGGATTTTGTGGGGACTTGCAGTTGCATGACGATATCGTCTTTCGCAAGGTATTCAAGAAAACACACACAATAACAGATATCGTCAAGCTCG GCCAACAACGATCACCGCGTGCGATTGATGCTTTGATTTGTGAGATGTTGTCAATGTCCTTTGAATGGATGGAGAAGCATACGAGTGGTTGTGAAGAAGCAGGATTTGAGTGTAGGGAGTTTCCAACCCCGTCTGCTGATCCAGATGGAGAATCATCAGACGATGTTTGGCAGCACTTCACCAGAATAAACACCAAACATCCCGATGAGATGTATGCAGTGTGCCACCACTGTGACAGGGTGCTCAAGGCTCCTTCCAAGAATGGCACATCTCATCTCAGAAGGCACCGTAAGACTAAGACATGTACATGCAACAACAATCCATCATCCACTCCCGAAGACCTAGAGATCCTGCGTAAGCTCCGTGCAAACCGCGATCTCTACAAGCAGGGGAAGATGGAGCGATGTGTTGAATCTGTAGTGGAACCGTGCGATGTTCCCACCGCAGGCTACTACACGAGCTTGCTAAGCTTGAAGACCCATCAGGGGTGCTGGAAGGAGATTAAGAGTAATGACAAGCTCATCGCCATCCGCATCGGTCAGCTGCCGGTGCCGCAGTACGCCGGGCTGAAGAGGACCTTCCAATTTCACCCTGACAATGGCACCAAGATGGACTGTATCATGCTCGAGTACCACCTGGTAGATGAGTACAACACCCACGACCTGCTTCTTGAG GGGATTATGGTGTTTCGCAAAGTCATCCAAGTTTTCAAAGATGCGATTAAAGAGTTGGAAAAGATGTGGAATGGGGACGATGACGATAAAGAGTGCTACATTG TAGAGAAAAACTTTGCACGAGCATCAAGTCTAACATTCCGTACTCATGTCCATTAG